The following proteins are encoded in a genomic region of Streptomyces lunaelactis:
- a CDS encoding phosphatidylinositol-specific phospholipase C domain-containing protein has product MGKLSRAAVTTAVAAGLLALALAPAEASTPRSADPAQLPYSSATWVGVHNAYEKAKYSYFADALDSGAGMLELDVWTNVFGRSWRVSHSNPLGNDNNCENAANPAELRTKSRNRDLGGCLSDMKAWHDAHPGHRPILIKIEMKDGFQGKNGRGPAALDALLSARLGDALFRPADLAGGSPDLDTAVRANGWPARSALAGKFVIELIPGTVEEGNPADSLWTDREYATYLRDLAAAGRLREAAAFPAVHGAAAGDPRTRYADARIRPWFVLFDGDAGTYSGGSVDTAWYDRNHYLVVMTDAHNVAPAIDGTNPTEPQARDRVGLLAGRHASVVSADWYPLPSVLATVVPRGAGQ; this is encoded by the coding sequence ATGGGGAAGCTCTCGCGCGCCGCCGTGACCACCGCAGTCGCGGCCGGCCTGCTCGCCCTCGCACTCGCCCCGGCGGAGGCGTCCACGCCCCGCTCCGCGGACCCGGCGCAGTTGCCCTACTCCTCGGCCACCTGGGTCGGCGTGCACAACGCGTACGAGAAGGCGAAGTACTCCTACTTCGCGGACGCACTCGACTCCGGCGCCGGGATGCTCGAACTCGACGTGTGGACCAATGTGTTCGGCCGCTCGTGGCGGGTCTCGCACAGCAACCCCCTCGGCAACGACAACAATTGCGAGAATGCGGCCAACCCCGCCGAACTGCGCACCAAGTCCCGCAACCGGGACCTCGGCGGCTGCCTCTCGGACATGAAGGCCTGGCACGACGCCCACCCCGGCCACCGCCCCATACTGATCAAGATCGAGATGAAGGACGGCTTCCAGGGCAAGAACGGTCGCGGTCCCGCCGCGCTCGACGCGCTGCTCTCCGCCCGGCTCGGCGACGCCCTGTTCCGCCCGGCGGACCTGGCGGGCGGCAGCCCGGACCTCGACACGGCGGTACGGGCCAACGGCTGGCCCGCCCGCTCGGCGCTCGCCGGCAAGTTCGTGATCGAGCTGATCCCGGGCACGGTCGAGGAGGGCAACCCGGCCGACTCACTGTGGACCGACCGCGAGTACGCAACGTATCTGCGCGATCTCGCGGCGGCGGGGCGGCTGCGCGAGGCGGCCGCGTTCCCGGCCGTCCACGGCGCGGCCGCCGGCGACCCCCGTACCCGGTACGCGGATGCCCGCATCCGACCCTGGTTCGTGCTCTTCGACGGTGACGCCGGGACGTACTCGGGCGGCTCCGTCGACACCGCCTGGTACGACCGGAACCACTACCTCGTCGTCATGACGGACGCGCACAACGTGGCGCCCGCGATCGACGGCACCAATCCGACCGAGCCCCAGGCCCGGGACCGTGTCGGCCTGCTGGCGGGCCGACACGCGAGCGTGGTCTCGGCCGACTGGTACCCGCTGCCGTCGGTACTCGCGACCGTGGTCCCCCGGGGAGCGGGCCAGTAA
- a CDS encoding ATP-dependent DNA ligase gives MLLARLVDVSRTVAATSARSRKIAALAELFAGTRPADVSLVISYLAGRVPQGRIGIGWSVLKEPVPPADDPRLTVAGTDTALSALAEVAGPGAKAERKRLVRELLAVATPAEQEFLMRLLMGEVRQGALDAVALEAVAKAAAAPAADVRRAVMLDGSLPRVAAALLAEGPSVLAQFRLRVGSPVQPMLAHTAKSVTEAVQALRTPCVVEEKLDGIRVQVHRSGDGIRIYTRSLDDITDRLPEVTAAAREMTGDHFILDGEVIALDGSGRPVPFQDIASRVGSRVDVDAARATLPLSPVFFDVLAADGEPTLDLDGGERHAVLARLVPEPMRVRRTVVDDPASARQIAAAEEFFTETLRRGHEGVLVKALDAPYVAGRRGRSWLKVKPVHTLDLVVLAVEWGHGRRAGVLSNLHLGARAADGTYVMLGKTFKGLTDEMLRWQTDRLRELAIADDGFTVTVRPELVVEIAYDGVQRSPRYPAGVALRFARVLRHRPDKSAQQADTIEQVLDSRA, from the coding sequence ATGTTGCTGGCTCGACTCGTCGACGTGTCGCGGACCGTCGCCGCCACCTCCGCGCGGTCGCGGAAGATCGCCGCGCTTGCCGAGCTGTTCGCCGGCACCCGGCCCGCCGACGTCTCCCTCGTCATCTCCTACCTCGCCGGGCGCGTGCCCCAAGGCCGCATCGGCATCGGCTGGAGCGTCCTCAAGGAACCCGTGCCGCCCGCCGACGACCCCCGTCTCACCGTCGCCGGCACCGACACCGCGCTCTCCGCCCTCGCCGAGGTCGCAGGCCCCGGCGCCAAGGCCGAGCGCAAGCGCCTTGTGCGGGAGCTGCTCGCCGTCGCCACCCCGGCGGAGCAGGAGTTCCTGATGCGGCTGCTGATGGGCGAGGTACGCCAGGGCGCCCTGGACGCGGTCGCGCTGGAGGCCGTCGCCAAGGCGGCCGCCGCGCCCGCCGCGGATGTGCGCCGGGCCGTGATGCTGGACGGCTCGCTGCCCCGCGTCGCGGCCGCCCTGCTCGCCGAGGGGCCATCCGTCCTCGCGCAGTTCAGGCTGCGCGTCGGCAGCCCCGTACAGCCCATGCTCGCCCACACGGCGAAGTCGGTGACCGAAGCAGTGCAGGCGCTCCGGACCCCGTGCGTGGTCGAGGAGAAGCTCGACGGTATCCGTGTCCAGGTGCACCGCAGCGGCGACGGCATCCGGATCTACACCCGGTCCCTGGACGACATCACCGACCGGCTCCCCGAAGTCACCGCTGCCGCACGCGAGATGACGGGTGATCACTTCATTCTGGACGGTGAGGTGATCGCACTCGACGGCTCCGGACGCCCCGTCCCCTTCCAGGACATCGCCTCCCGCGTCGGCTCCCGCGTGGACGTGGACGCGGCCCGGGCCACGCTGCCCCTGTCACCCGTCTTCTTCGACGTCCTCGCCGCCGACGGCGAGCCCACGCTCGACCTCGACGGCGGCGAACGGCACGCCGTACTCGCCCGCCTCGTCCCCGAACCGATGCGGGTCCGCCGTACCGTCGTCGACGACCCCGCGTCGGCCCGACAGATCGCCGCCGCCGAGGAGTTCTTCACCGAGACCCTGCGCCGCGGCCACGAGGGCGTCCTGGTCAAGGCCCTCGACGCGCCGTACGTCGCCGGCCGCCGCGGCCGCTCCTGGCTCAAGGTGAAGCCCGTCCACACGCTCGACCTCGTCGTCCTGGCCGTCGAATGGGGGCACGGCCGGCGCGCCGGAGTGCTGTCCAACCTCCACCTCGGCGCACGCGCCGCCGACGGTACGTATGTGATGCTCGGCAAGACCTTCAAGGGGCTCACCGACGAGATGCTGCGCTGGCAGACGGACCGGCTGCGCGAACTGGCCATCGCCGACGACGGGTTCACGGTCACGGTCCGTCCCGAGCTCGTCGTGGAGATCGCGTACGACGGGGTGCAGCGCTCCCCGCGCTACCCGGCCGGCGTCGCCCTCCGCTTCGCCCGTGTGCTGCGCCACCGCCCCGACAAGTCCGCGCAGCAGGCCGACACCATCGAACAGGTCCTGGATTCCCGCGCCTGA